The following coding sequences are from one Leptolyngbyaceae cyanobacterium window:
- a CDS encoding serine/threonine-protein kinase, with protein sequence MSYCVTPGCFQPQNPDNSKFCFSCGSLLLLKDRYRPLQPIGKGGFGRAFLAVDEGAPKKIRCVVKQLYLDSNNTLIVKKATELFNQEAIRLKELGNHPQIPSLFAHFEQQKRLYLVQQFINGQTLSQELKQKISYNEDEIWQVLRDLLPVLKFVHDRKVLHRDIKPANIMRRRTPAAAPPQLPEKQKSILVGETANLVLIDFGVAKQLTDSALFKTGTAVGSPEYMPPEQTKGKALPASDLYSLGVTCVELLTGVPPLQMYDAMNNRWAWRDFITNDKQVSDRLARILDKLLKTSVSQRYQSAGEVLHAINQPALPPRLQPQPNQPTLDNSPINFFTKLFKPQTIKLPSGKIVSEMGMDYTYLDHLLASGKLEQADNETRSVICELCNKAPNSFIQTGDIDRLPCEDLEIIDQLWVKYSKGRFGFSVQKQIFESVEQDYGQFCLQVGWPSQEARTPYLKFKLSAPIGHLPSRNWVGGYQWWRHTALMASKLDKCQI encoded by the coding sequence ATGTCATACTGCGTAACTCCCGGATGCTTTCAACCGCAAAATCCAGATAATAGTAAATTTTGTTTCAGTTGCGGTTCTCTCTTATTACTAAAAGATAGGTATCGACCGCTACAACCAATTGGTAAGGGTGGATTTGGCAGGGCGTTTTTAGCTGTCGATGAAGGTGCACCCAAGAAAATTCGTTGCGTGGTGAAGCAACTTTACCTGGATAGTAATAACACCTTAATAGTTAAAAAAGCTACGGAGTTATTTAATCAAGAAGCTATTCGACTGAAGGAATTAGGCAATCATCCCCAAATTCCTAGTTTATTTGCTCATTTTGAACAACAAAAACGGCTTTATCTGGTACAGCAATTTATTAACGGGCAAACTTTAAGCCAGGAGTTAAAACAAAAAATATCTTATAACGAGGATGAGATTTGGCAAGTGTTGCGAGATTTACTACCTGTACTGAAATTTGTTCACGATCGCAAAGTATTACACAGAGATATCAAACCTGCCAACATCATGCGCCGCCGTACTCCCGCCGCTGCGCCGCCACAGTTACCAGAAAAGCAAAAATCCATATTAGTAGGGGAAACGGCTAACTTAGTTTTAATCGATTTCGGCGTTGCCAAACAACTGACCGATAGTGCTTTATTTAAAACTGGTACGGCGGTGGGTAGTCCCGAATATATGCCACCGGAACAAACGAAGGGAAAGGCTTTACCTGCTAGCGACCTCTACAGCTTAGGGGTTACCTGCGTGGAATTGCTAACGGGGGTTCCTCCTTTACAAATGTACGATGCGATGAACAATCGTTGGGCTTGGCGAGATTTTATAACTAATGATAAACAAGTTAGCGATCGCCTAGCGCGAATTTTAGATAAACTACTCAAAACTAGCGTCAGTCAGCGCTACCAATCTGCTGGTGAAGTTCTGCACGCAATTAACCAACCTGCTTTACCTCCCCGTCTCCAACCTCAACCAAATCAACCCACTCTCGATAATTCCCCAATTAACTTTTTCACCAAATTGTTTAAGCCTCAAACTATTAAATTACCCAGTGGAAAAATAGTCTCTGAGATGGGAATGGATTATACTTATTTGGATCACTTACTTGCATCTGGTAAGTTGGAACAAGCAGACAACGAAACTAGGTCTGTAATTTGTGAACTATGCAACAAAGCACCTAATAGTTTTATCCAAACTGGTGATATCGATAGATTACCTTGTGAAGATTTAGAGATAATCGATCAACTATGGGTTAAATATAGCAAAGGTCGGTTTGGTTTCAGCGTGCAGAAGCAGATTTTTGAGAGTGTGGAACAAGACTACGGTCAGTTTTGCTTGCAAGTTGGTTGGCCATCTCAAGAAGCTCGCACCCCCTATTTAAAGTTTAAATTATCTGCACCGATAGGGCATCTCCCCTCTCGAAATTGGGTAGGGGGGTATCAGTGGTGGCGTCACACTGCTTTGATGGCATCCAAATTAGATAAATGTCAAATTTAG
- a CDS encoding manganese catalase family protein, which yields MFFHKKETMRSVNITEPNPRFAQLLLEQFGGATGELTAALQYWVQSFHCEHAGIRDMLQDIAIEEFSHLEVVGRMIEQHTKNVDQTEAYKSTLFAIRGVGPHFLDSQGAAWSAKYINEGGDVVRDLRADIAAEAGARQTYEELIKLAPDAGTKDALVFLLTREISHTQMFMKALESLDKLTDPFFGNIQPDETVDLYFNLSQNGKDDRGPWNSEPTFKYIADPSVKH from the coding sequence ATGTTTTTCCATAAAAAAGAAACGATGCGCTCAGTAAACATAACCGAGCCAAATCCTCGGTTTGCTCAATTATTATTAGAACAGTTTGGTGGCGCTACAGGTGAACTAACTGCCGCTCTTCAATACTGGGTGCAATCATTTCACTGCGAACACGCTGGCATTCGCGATATGCTGCAAGATATTGCGATCGAAGAATTCAGTCATTTAGAAGTAGTTGGTCGCATGATCGAACAACATACTAAAAATGTTGACCAAACGGAAGCCTATAAGAGTACTTTGTTTGCCATCCGTGGTGTAGGGCCTCATTTTTTAGATAGTCAAGGCGCTGCTTGGTCGGCTAAATATATCAATGAAGGCGGTGATGTAGTGCGTGACTTGCGGGCAGATATCGCCGCAGAAGCAGGGGCTCGTCAAACTTACGAAGAGTTAATTAAGTTAGCACCAGATGCAGGTACTAAAGATGCTTTAGTATTCTTATTAACTCGCGAAATTTCCCATACTCAGATGTTTATGAAGGCACTTGAGTCTTTGGATAAACTCACCGATCCTTTCTTTGGTAATATCCAACCAGACGAAACAGTCGATCTTTATTTCAACTTGTCACAAAATGGTAAAGACGATCGCGGCCCTTGGAATTCAGAACCGACTTTTAAGTATATTGCCGATCCATCTGTAAAGCATTAA
- a CDS encoding sirohydrochlorin chelatase has product MTSAYLLVSHGSRDPRPQQEVDQLAQLLCQKLENYQSQLLGVTKVGTLPVAHPGAIAIATAYQPLVATACLELAPEPLHRQIENFGKKALAAGLNRLKVLPLFLLPGVHVMEDIPGEVAIAQQTFGEELTIEIRPHLGTHPGMRELFAKQMADFDGDAWILLSHGSRREGGNQPVEALAAHLGAFPAFWSVHPKLEFQVKALLMAGYRQIGILPYFLFGGGITDAIARSVTEISQEFPAVNFYLAKPLGASVELTDLILDLAK; this is encoded by the coding sequence TTGACTTCTGCTTATTTACTTGTATCTCATGGTAGCCGCGACCCTCGTCCTCAACAAGAGGTCGATCAATTGGCTCAATTACTCTGCCAAAAGCTGGAGAATTATCAATCTCAGTTATTGGGAGTAACCAAAGTGGGTACTTTACCAGTGGCCCACCCAGGCGCGATCGCAATTGCTACCGCTTACCAACCCCTAGTAGCCACAGCCTGCTTAGAATTGGCTCCAGAGCCATTGCACCGCCAAATCGAAAATTTTGGCAAAAAAGCGCTAGCTGCTGGGTTAAATCGCCTAAAAGTGCTGCCATTGTTCCTTTTACCGGGGGTTCACGTTATGGAGGATATCCCTGGAGAAGTGGCAATCGCACAACAAACTTTTGGGGAAGAGTTGACGATTGAGATACGTCCTCATTTAGGTACTCACCCTGGAATGAGGGAGTTGTTCGCCAAGCAGATGGCTGATTTTGATGGGGATGCTTGGATTTTGTTATCTCACGGTAGCCGCCGAGAAGGTGGAAATCAACCGGTGGAAGCGTTAGCAGCACATTTGGGTGCGTTTCCCGCGTTTTGGTCGGTACATCCCAAGTTGGAGTTTCAAGTGAAGGCGTTGCTAATGGCAGGTTATCGCCAGATCGGTATTCTACCTTATTTTTTGTTTGGTGGTGGAATTACGGATGCGATCGCGCGATCGGTAACGGAAATTAGTCAGGAGTTCCCTGCTGTTAATTTCTATCTGGCAAAACCGTTGGGAGCAAGTGTTGAGTTAACTGATTTAATTTTGGATTTGGCTAAATGA
- a CDS encoding DUF2721 domain-containing protein, with the protein MMNASAITSTQAIQAILAPAVMISSCALFFLGLSNRYIALLTRIRLLNEEKRHLHYQLREEGELKRAENNRLFHINTQVNALLRATWYVRNAIMCHIVAVFCFVLTSFTIGVNFFISHSLIAGIPIYLFISGMILVLSGVICMGLDIVISSKVILVEVKDEG; encoded by the coding sequence ATGATGAATGCCAGTGCGATAACTTCCACTCAAGCAATTCAAGCAATCTTGGCACCGGCGGTAATGATTTCCTCCTGTGCCTTATTTTTTTTGGGGTTAAGTAACAGATACATAGCGCTTTTAACCAGAATCAGATTATTAAATGAAGAAAAAAGGCACCTGCATTATCAATTAAGAGAAGAAGGCGAACTCAAAAGAGCCGAAAATAATCGATTGTTCCACATTAACACCCAAGTTAACGCTCTTTTACGAGCTACTTGGTACGTTCGCAACGCGATTATGTGCCATATCGTCGCCGTATTTTGCTTTGTCTTAACTTCTTTCACCATTGGAGTTAATTTTTTTATATCTCATTCATTAATTGCCGGAATACCGATTTACTTGTTTATTAGTGGAATGATTCTCGTTTTATCTGGCGTAATTTGTATGGGATTAGATATTGTCATTTCTTCCAAAGTAATCTTAGTAGAAGTAAAAGACGAAGGCTAA
- the cobA gene encoding uroporphyrinogen-III C-methyltransferase, which translates to MNREDTKDAQEERKKSLGKVYLVGAGPGDPGLMTLKGKTLLECADVVIYDALVSPQILNMINPIAEKIDAGKRRGRHSLVQDETTKLLIEKAQTAAIVVRLKGGDPFVFGRGGEEMEDLVNAGVSVEVVPGVTSGIAAPAYAGIPLTHRNYSSSVTFVTGHESAGKYRPAVNWNAIAHGSETIVIYMGVHNLPYIVEQFQLAGLSNDTPVGLVRWGTRPEQEELIGNLGTIVEQVEKAQFGAPAIAVIGAVVNLHSILSGCRP; encoded by the coding sequence ATGAACCGCGAAGACACCAAGGACGCGCAGGAAGAGAGGAAGAAAAGTTTGGGTAAGGTATACTTGGTTGGTGCAGGGCCGGGAGATCCCGGATTGATGACCCTTAAAGGGAAGACTCTGTTGGAATGTGCGGATGTGGTGATTTACGATGCACTGGTAAGTCCGCAAATTCTGAACATGATCAATCCGATAGCAGAAAAGATTGATGCGGGTAAACGTCGGGGTCGTCACTCTTTGGTACAAGATGAAACGACTAAGCTGTTAATTGAAAAAGCGCAAACAGCAGCTATCGTAGTTCGTTTGAAAGGCGGTGACCCCTTCGTGTTCGGTCGCGGTGGCGAGGAAATGGAAGATTTGGTGAATGCAGGGGTGTCGGTGGAAGTAGTACCGGGGGTGACTTCGGGGATTGCTGCACCTGCTTATGCGGGAATTCCCTTAACTCACCGCAATTACAGTTCCTCGGTAACTTTTGTCACTGGTCACGAATCGGCGGGTAAGTATCGACCTGCGGTGAATTGGAATGCGATCGCCCACGGTTCGGAAACTATTGTAATTTATATGGGCGTTCACAACTTGCCTTATATTGTCGAACAGTTCCAATTAGCAGGATTGAGTAACGATACGCCAGTAGGTTTAGTGCGTTGGGGTACTCGTCCGGAACAAGAAGAATTAATCGGTAATTTAGGAACCATAGTAGAGCAAGTAGAAAAAGCTCAGTTTGGCGCACCTGCGATCGCCGTGATTGGTGCTGTAGTAAACTTGCACAGTATCCTATCAGGTTGCCGTCCCTAG
- a CDS encoding Dps family protein, with amino-acid sequence MTQAQGLLRTADRVYDNPILLDTSVTTPVCEGFNIALASFQALYLQYQKHHFVVEGAEFYSLHEFFADSYEKVQGYVHEIGERLNGLGGVPVASFTKLAELCCFTPEPDGVFSCRQMVQHDLEAEQAIIKLIRSQASQAESLGDRATRYLYEKILLETEDRAFHLAHFLAHDSLTLGFVQANN; translated from the coding sequence ATGACCCAAGCTCAAGGTTTATTACGCACTGCGGATCGGGTGTACGACAATCCAATATTGTTAGATACATCTGTTACCACACCTGTCTGCGAAGGCTTTAACATTGCGCTTGCTAGTTTTCAGGCGCTATACCTGCAATATCAAAAACATCATTTTGTAGTTGAAGGTGCCGAATTTTACTCACTGCACGAATTTTTTGCCGATAGCTACGAAAAAGTACAGGGATACGTGCATGAAATTGGCGAACGCTTGAATGGACTAGGAGGCGTTCCGGTAGCTAGTTTTACTAAGTTAGCCGAATTGTGCTGCTTCACTCCCGAACCGGACGGAGTGTTTAGTTGCAGACAAATGGTACAACATGATTTGGAAGCAGAACAAGCTATAATCAAGCTGATTCGCTCTCAAGCATCCCAAGCAGAAAGCTTAGGCGATCGCGCTACTCGTTACCTCTACGAAAAAATCTTGTTAGAAACTGAAGATAGAGCATTTCACCTCGCTCACTTCTTAGCTCACGATAGCTTAACTCTTGGCTTTGTTCAAGCTAACAATTAA